One Dromiciops gliroides isolate mDroGli1 chromosome 3, mDroGli1.pri, whole genome shotgun sequence DNA segment encodes these proteins:
- the NECAP2 gene encoding adaptin ear-binding coat-associated protein 2 — MEDTEYESVLCVKPEVHVYRIPPRATNRGYRAADWQLDQPSWSGRLRITAKGQMAYIKLEDRTSGELFAQAPVEQFPSIAVENVTDSSRYFVVRIEDGSGRRAFIGVGFADRGDAFDFNVALQDHFKWVKQQCEFAKQAQNPSISPKLDLSFKEGQTIKLNIANMKKKEGAAGNTKSRPSSGAGMSLLPPPPGGKVSAQPPPTGEHLPIGVAQAHPAVAPSTDATLPWPQLNLTTAATADVWGDFAKASGSASGQTQQSSNWVQF, encoded by the exons ATGGAGGACACTGAGTACGAGTCGGTTCTCTGCGTCAAGCCGGAGGTGCACGTCTACCGCATCCCGCCGCGGGCCACCAACCGCGGCTACAG GGCTGCAGACTGGCAGCTGGACCAGCCATCATGGAGTGGGCGGCTGCGGATAACAGCAAAGGGGCAGATGGCTTACATCAAACTGGAGGACAGAACTTCAG GAGAGCTCTTCGCACAGGCGCCCGTGGAGCAGTTTCCCAGCATTGCCGTGGAGAACGTGACAGACTCCAGCAGATACTTTGTTGTCCGTATTGAGGATGGAAGTG GGCGGCGAGCATTCATCGGCGTTGGTTTTGCTGACCGCGGGGATGCCTTTGATTTCAATGTAGCGCTGCAGGACCATTTCAA GTGGGTGAAGCAGCAGTGTGAATTTGCCAAACAAGCCCAGAATCCGTCCATCAGCCCCAAACTAGACCTGAGCTTCAAGGAAGGCCAGACCATCAAGCTCAACATCGCG aacatgaagaagaaagaaggagcagCTGGAAATACCAAATCCCGGCCATCCAGCGGTGCAGGAATGAGCCTCCTGCCTCCTCCGCCAGGGGGCAAAGTTTCTGCTCAGCCCCCTCCCACTGGGGAGCACTTACCTATAGGAGTGGCCCAGGCCCATCCAGCAGTTGCTCCAAGTACAG ATGCCACGTTACCCTGGCCACAGCTCAACCTCACTACTGCTGCAACAGCCGACGTCTGGGGTGACTTTGCCAAAGCCTCAGG GTCCGCGTCAGGCCAGACTCAGCAGAGCTCAAACTGGGTCCAGTTCTAA